A single Coleofasciculaceae cyanobacterium DNA region contains:
- a CDS encoding MerR family DNA-binding transcriptional regulator — protein sequence MTRIEVKALQEQLIKIGELAKQTNVSVSTLGYYESLGLLEPAFRNTQNAPVIALTLLKQGEDNTVMYGCRFLKSALGIYRSNDGGKTWEKLWMETKGVVVKLAIAPNNPQILYAVNENNTVFQSQDSGKSWQKLS from the coding sequence ATGACACGAATCGAAGTTAAAGCTTTACAAGAGCAATTAATTAAAATCGGTGAATTAGCCAAACAAACTAACGTTAGCGTGAGTACTTTAGGTTACTACGAAAGTTTAGGACTACTCGAACCTGCTTTTCGCAATACTCAAAATGCACCTGTTATCGCACTGACTTTGCTCAAACAGGGAGAAGACAATACTGTCATGTATGGCTGTCGCTTTCTCAAGTCAGCACTTGGTATCTATCGTAGCAATGATGGCGGCAAAACCTGGGAGAAGTTATGGATGGAAACTAAGGGCGTGGTGGTTAAATTGGCGATCGCACCTAATAATCCTCAAATACTTTACGCAGTGAATGAAAATAACACTGTTTTTCAATCTCAAGATAGCGGTAAAAGTTGGCAAAAGTTGAGCTGA
- a CDS encoding efflux RND transporter periplasmic adaptor subunit, whose amino-acid sequence MIVTRYLFRASTVLKRSTGVILSLMLITAPAAVLAHAGHGDEFQSGNSQQEASDSIQVDAQTAKSLGIKVEPVTSQRLDIGIKTTGQIEALPSQQVEVTSAIPGKVSELLVEPGTYVQAGQPVAVIASPDLVELRVDSQEKEAIAKAESQQAQADLTLAQQNYQRQVEIAKAEIEQAQTQVAVAQEQYDRDRELAEKGVIPRRQMLESQGKLAEIKAQLITASSQREVLEAQNQLKRSQSAVEAANSRLQLSNATYQARLQQLGTKANERGLAIITAPISGRVSDREVTLGQAFQDAGGKLMTIINDSQVWVSANIYEKDLDKIKNGQQVRAKVASVSERTFIGRIAVIGSIVEGETRVVPVKAQLSNSNGTLKPGMFAELEVITNQTDIATTVIPNSAIVDVEGKKLVYLQNGDSFQSVEVNLGQTSGDLVEVKSGLFEGDLIVTQRAPQLYAESLRGGGIQEDASTEPAGKTEESNAASETKLSVSKRERQLPLWLLGTVGGSVIGASAFLAGSFWTSRRHRSRTENKVKSYETEIYLNNHHQSSTLSSSAESPEERKEFQKPN is encoded by the coding sequence ATGATCGTTACTCGTTATCTGTTTCGCGCTTCTACTGTTCTCAAACGCAGTACGGGAGTAATCTTGAGTCTAATGTTAATAACCGCACCTGCTGCTGTTTTAGCTCACGCTGGACATGGAGATGAATTTCAAAGCGGAAATTCTCAACAAGAAGCTTCAGATTCGATCCAAGTTGATGCTCAAACCGCCAAAAGTTTAGGAATCAAAGTCGAACCAGTCACTAGTCAACGCCTTGACATTGGCATTAAAACGACGGGACAGATTGAAGCTTTACCCAGCCAACAAGTAGAAGTTACATCAGCAATTCCAGGGAAAGTGAGCGAACTTTTGGTAGAACCTGGCACATACGTACAAGCAGGACAGCCCGTGGCGGTAATTGCCAGTCCGGATCTAGTAGAATTACGCGTTGATTCCCAAGAAAAAGAAGCGATCGCTAAAGCCGAATCGCAACAAGCCCAAGCAGATTTAACCCTAGCCCAACAAAATTATCAACGTCAAGTTGAAATTGCTAAAGCTGAAATCGAACAAGCACAAACTCAAGTAGCAGTAGCTCAAGAACAATACGATCGCGATCGCGAATTAGCAGAGAAAGGAGTCATTCCTCGCCGTCAAATGCTCGAATCTCAAGGCAAGCTAGCAGAAATCAAAGCCCAACTTATCACAGCTTCAAGTCAAAGAGAAGTTCTAGAGGCTCAAAACCAACTTAAGCGTTCTCAATCTGCTGTTGAAGCAGCTAATTCGCGTCTACAACTGAGTAATGCTACTTATCAAGCCCGACTACAACAACTAGGTACTAAAGCCAACGAACGAGGACTGGCAATAATAACAGCACCTATTTCTGGTAGAGTCAGCGATCGCGAAGTTACTCTCGGTCAAGCCTTTCAAGATGCGGGTGGAAAGCTGATGACAATCATTAATGACAGTCAGGTTTGGGTGAGTGCTAATATTTACGAAAAAGACTTAGATAAAATTAAAAACGGTCAACAAGTTAGAGCGAAAGTAGCTTCCGTGAGCGAGCGCACTTTTATCGGACGCATTGCGGTAATTGGTTCAATAGTCGAAGGAGAAACGCGCGTTGTCCCAGTTAAAGCCCAATTGAGCAATAGCAATGGTACTCTTAAACCAGGAATGTTTGCTGAATTGGAAGTAATTACCAATCAAACAGATATAGCAACTACAGTCATTCCCAATTCGGCAATAGTTGATGTAGAGGGAAAAAAACTAGTTTATTTGCAGAACGGCGATTCTTTCCAATCTGTCGAAGTTAATCTCGGTCAAACTTCTGGAGATTTAGTTGAAGTAAAAAGCGGTTTGTTTGAAGGGGATTTAATAGTTACTCAGCGCGCGCCTCAACTTTACGCAGAATCTTTGCGAGGTGGTGGTATCCAAGAAGATGCGTCAACTGAACCAGCAGGAAAAACAGAAGAGTCAAACGCTGCTTCAGAAACCAAACTCAGTGTTTCTAAAAGAGAAAGACAACTGCCTTTATGGTTGTTGGGAACAGTAGGAGGAAGTGTAATTGGAGCGAGTGCTTTTTTAGCGGGGAGTTTTTGGACTAGTCGTCGTCATCGATCGCGCACAGAAAATAAAGTAAAGTCTTATGAAACAGAAATTTATCTAAACAATCACCACCAATCTTCAACTTTGTCTTCTTCAGCAGAATCACCCGAGGAACGCAAAGAGTTCCAAAAACCAAACTAA